A window from Heteronotia binoei isolate CCM8104 ecotype False Entrance Well chromosome 15, APGP_CSIRO_Hbin_v1, whole genome shotgun sequence encodes these proteins:
- the LOC132584282 gene encoding olfactory receptor 8S1-like, giving the protein MENQSIVTQFILAGFSNDPQMQILLFLVFLIIYAMTLLGNLTIMLVIRTETSLHTPMFFFLRHLAFADICYSSVTVPKMLQNFTAKQKTISRERCIAQIFLLLQTGCAEAALLSVMAYDRYVAICIPLNYSRIMIQQTCRQLVWAAWTAGSLMAVANTLPLVDLSFCRENTIHHYTCEIPSLLPLSCSETHTNYMLIHTSSILFGLIALSPISISYIISTILRARSRSKAFSTCSSHLIVVLLFYITAFVPYLMPSSNSTTVLETVVSIQYSILTPMLNPMIYSLKNHEIKIALEKQIRKHW; this is encoded by the coding sequence ATGGAAAATCAAAGTATAGTAACACAGTTTATATTAGCGGGATTCTCCAATGATCCACAGATGCAGATTTTGCTGTTCTTGGTGTTTCTCATCATCTATGCAATGACACTGTTAGGAAACTTGACAATCATGCTGGTGATCAGGACAGAGACTAGCCTTCACACCCCCATGTTCTTCTTTCTTAGACATCTAGCCTTTGCTGATATTTGCTACTCCTCTGTTACTGTCCCAAAGATGTTGCAAAACTTCACAGCAAAGCAGAAAACCATTTCCCGGGAAAGATGCATCGCAcagatcttcctcctcctccagactgGTTGTGCTGAAGCTGCTCTGCTTTCGGTGATGGCCTATGACAGATATGTTGCTATATGTATCCCTTTGAATTATTCAAGAATCATGATACAGCAAACATGTAGACAGTTGGTATGGGCAGCCTGGACAGCAGGTTCTTTAATGGCTGTGGCCAACACATTGCCATTAGTGGATCTGAGCTTCTGTAGAGAGAACACAATCCACCACTATACCTGTGAAATTCCATCCCTCTTGCCTTTGTCCTGCAGTGAAACTCACACTAATTATATGTTGATACATACCTCTAGTATTCTATTTGGCTTAATTGCTCTTTCCCCCATAAGCATCTCTTATATCATCTCCACAATCCTGAGAGCAAGGAGCAGGAGCAAAGCCTTTTCCACCTGCAGCTCACATCTCATTGTGgttcttttgttttatattaCAGCTTTTGTCCCGTATTTGATGCCAAGTTCTAATTCCACCacagttctggaaacagtggTTTCCATTCAGTATAGCATTTTAACTCCCATGCTCAACCCCATGATCTACAGCTTGAAAAATCATGAAATTAAAATTGCTCTGGAAAAACAAATTAGAAAACATTGGTAA